In a single window of the Papaver somniferum cultivar HN1 chromosome 8, ASM357369v1, whole genome shotgun sequence genome:
- the LOC113305132 gene encoding arogenate dehydratase/prephenate dehydratase 6, chloroplastic-like codes for MSTTKRTHFQVPSLPAFRTMNYRRNYVKILNSLNGSVQIEEASRNLKVAYQGAPGAYSEFAAKTACPESVTIPCRAVINVISAIETGRADLAILAVESTMEGTAVRNYDLLLQRDLCIVQEINLFVQYCLLAMPGVTKSELKRVISHPMALAHCGRSLAELGLDHEAVDDTAGAVELLLSNRMLDTAAIASTRAAALYGLDVLAHGLQDESWNVTRFLILSKNNPKIAKKRKIRVKTSMVVAHHSGTLDVLLKVLSTFSSRKISLTKLEVNSSIDNNGPVKVLDAHEGGSVKEYPSVLYVDFEGSIDDQKVKDAIAELSKLPVYVRILGCYSADPTIYGLQ; via the coding sequence atgtcaacaacaaaaagaacCCATTTTCAAGTTCCATCACTACCAGCTTTCAGAACTATGAACTACCGAAGAAATTATGTGAAAATACTGAATTCGCTGAACGGATCAGTACAAATCGAAGAAGCTTCAAGAAATCTCAAAGTAGCATATCAAGGAGCTCCTGGTGCTTACAGTGAATTTGCAGCGAAAACAGCTTGTCCTGAATCAGTTACAATACCTTGCAGGGCAGTTATTAATGTGATCTCTGCAATTGAAACTGGGAGAGCTGATCTTGCTATACTTGCTGTTGAAAGCACCATGGAAGGAACTGCAGTTAGAAACTATGACTTGCTACTACAACGAGATTTATGCATTGTGCAAGAAATTAACCTTTTTGTTCAGTACTGCTTATTAGCAATGCCTGGTGTGACAAAAAGTGAACTGAAGAGAGTGATTAGTCATCCAATGGCTTTAGCTCACTGTGGCAGGAGTTTGGCTGAGCTAGGACTTGATCATGAAGCTGTTGACGATACGGCTGGTGCAGTTGAGCTTCTTTTGTCTAATAGAATGCTTGATACAGCAGCCATTGCTAGTACTCGAGCTGCTGCATTATATGGTTTAGATGTTTTAGCTCATGGGTTACAAGATGAATCATGGAATGTTACTCGTTTCCTGATTTTGTCAAAAAATAACCCAAAAAttgcaaagaagagaaaaattagaGTTAAAACAAGTATGGTAGTAGCTCATCATAGTGGAACTCTGGATGTACTCCTCAAAGTTCTTTCTACTTTCTCGTCTCGAAAGATCAGTCTAACAAAACTAGAAGTGAATTCTTCAATTGATAATAATGGTCCTGTTAAAGTTCTGGATGCACATGAAGGAGGATCTGTTAAGGAATACCCTTCTGTTCTCTATGTTGATTTCGAAGGTTCCATAGATGATCAAAAAGTTAAGGATGCCATAGCTGAACTTTCTAAGTTGCCTGTTTATGTTAGGATCTTGGGTTGCTACTCTGCAGATCCTACTATCTATGGTCTTCAGTAA